A DNA window from Rossellomorea marisflavi contains the following coding sequences:
- the mbcS gene encoding acyl-CoA synthetase MbcS: MKREELIAPETYNLVEEVERFAAKDGAKALLWMDEQGNEKQISYYDLIKVANKYGNVFIEEGFTKGDVLLVMVPRLIEAYAVYLAALKAGLVVIPSSEMLRAKDLGYRIDHGDVKGIVAYSPFISQFEGVEGIKDVKRFVVGGGQEGWIDLEEEAKSASDELRFADTRRDDMAFLSYTSGTTGNPKGVVHTHGWAYAHLKTAAKEWLGIEEGDVVWATAGPGWQKWIWSPFLSVLGSGATGLVYQGKFEPHTYLKILQDHRVNVLCCTPTEYRLMAKVDDLGSYHLDSLHSAVSAGEPLNREVIDAFQKHFDVLVRDGYGQTENTLLVGVTKGMELRPGSMGKPTPGNRVEIIDEFGKPCETGEVGDIAVHLETPALFKNYYKDPERTAMQFRGDYYITGDKAKRDEDGYFWFEGRSDDIIISSGYTIGPFEVEDALVKHPSVKECAVVGSPDEIRGLVVKAFIVLRDDVDQEDSALIPSLQEHVKELTAPYKYPRKIQFVDELPKTTSGKIRRIELRQKELAAQN; this comes from the coding sequence ATGAAAAGGGAAGAACTTATAGCACCGGAAACATACAATCTGGTAGAGGAAGTCGAACGCTTCGCTGCAAAAGATGGAGCGAAAGCCCTCCTGTGGATGGACGAACAAGGAAACGAAAAGCAGATCAGCTATTATGATCTGATTAAAGTGGCGAATAAATATGGAAACGTTTTCATTGAAGAGGGATTTACAAAAGGCGATGTGCTTCTCGTCATGGTGCCAAGGTTGATCGAAGCGTATGCTGTTTATCTTGCTGCCTTGAAAGCTGGTCTGGTGGTGATCCCGAGCTCGGAAATGTTAAGGGCGAAAGATCTCGGATACCGCATCGATCACGGGGATGTAAAAGGGATTGTTGCGTATTCCCCGTTTATCAGTCAGTTTGAAGGCGTTGAAGGTATAAAGGATGTAAAGAGATTTGTTGTCGGCGGGGGGCAGGAAGGCTGGATAGATCTTGAAGAAGAAGCCAAAAGCGCTTCGGACGAGCTTCGTTTCGCTGATACACGCCGTGATGACATGGCATTTCTTTCCTATACATCAGGGACGACTGGTAATCCCAAAGGGGTCGTACATACACACGGCTGGGCCTACGCCCATCTGAAGACCGCTGCAAAGGAATGGTTGGGTATCGAGGAAGGGGATGTCGTATGGGCCACGGCGGGGCCAGGTTGGCAAAAATGGATCTGGAGCCCGTTCCTTTCCGTGCTTGGGTCCGGAGCGACAGGGCTCGTTTATCAGGGGAAATTCGAGCCGCATACCTATTTGAAGATCCTTCAAGATCATCGGGTGAACGTCCTCTGCTGTACCCCAACGGAATACAGGCTGATGGCGAAGGTGGATGACCTCGGTTCCTATCATCTTGATTCCCTTCACAGTGCGGTGTCAGCCGGTGAACCGTTGAACCGGGAAGTCATCGACGCGTTCCAGAAGCATTTTGACGTCCTCGTGAGGGATGGTTACGGGCAGACGGAAAATACCCTTCTTGTCGGGGTAACCAAGGGAATGGAACTGCGTCCCGGATCAATGGGGAAACCGACGCCTGGGAACCGGGTTGAAATCATCGATGAATTCGGGAAGCCGTGTGAAACCGGGGAAGTGGGAGACATTGCCGTTCACCTTGAGACCCCGGCCCTTTTCAAGAACTACTACAAAGATCCCGAAAGGACGGCCATGCAATTCCGCGGAGATTACTACATCACCGGGGATAAAGCCAAACGGGATGAAGATGGGTACTTCTGGTTCGAAGGGAGGAGCGATGACATCATCATTTCTTCAGGATACACGATCGGGCCATTTGAAGTGGAAGACGCCCTGGTGAAGCACCCTTCCGTGAAGGAATGCGCCGTGGTCGGGAGCCCTGATGAGATCAGGGGGCTGGTCGTCAAGGCTTTCATCGTCCTGAGAGACGATGTGGACCAGGAAGATTCGGCTCTCATCCCTTCCCTTCAGGAACATGTCAAAGAACTGACGGCTCCTTACAAGTATCCACGAAAGATTCAATTCGTCGACGAATTGCCGAAGACGACTTCAGGCAAGATCAGGAGGATCGAACTCCGACAAAAAGAGCTCGCCGCACAAAATTGA
- a CDS encoding alpha/beta-type small acid-soluble spore protein, translated as MANNRSSNQLVAPGAQQAIDQMKYEIASEFGVQLGGDATARANGSVGGEITKRLVQMAEQQIGGYQK; from the coding sequence ATGGCAAACAACAGAAGTTCTAACCAACTAGTAGCTCCTGGAGCTCAACAAGCTATCGACCAAATGAAATACGAAATCGCTTCTGAATTCGGAGTTCAACTTGGTGGAGATGCAACTGCCCGCGCTAACGGTTCAGTAGGTGGTGAAATCACTAAGCGTTTGGTTCAAATGGCTGAACAACAAATCGGCGGTTACCAAAAATAA
- the thiI gene encoding tRNA uracil 4-sulfurtransferase ThiI codes for MKYNRILVRYGEISTKGRNRKKFTSQLRGNILEALKDQPSISVNASRDRLHILLGEADGDDVITRLSSIFGIQSFSPVVMTGRDVDEMMEAGLALVKKSFEPGKTFKVSARRGDKTFHLDTNELNYQIGSYILKNMEDLTVDVRNPDIKLNVEVRKEGVYLSSEIYPGATGMPVGASGKAMLMLSGGIDSPVAGYLTMKRGVEIDAVHFHSPPFTSERAKQKVIDLSKKLSAFSGKVNLHIVPFTAIQQLIHDQVPENYTMTSTRRMMLRITDMIREKHEGLAIVTGESLGQVASQTLESMQAINDVTNTPVLRPLIAMDKLEIIEIAQKIDTHDISILPYEDCCTIFTPPAPKTRPKREKVQYYESFVNFDELIREAVEKTEIMQIDGSSHKEESFDDLL; via the coding sequence ATGAAGTATAATCGAATTCTAGTTAGATACGGTGAAATTTCTACTAAAGGAAGAAATCGCAAGAAATTCACGTCCCAACTGAGGGGAAATATCCTGGAGGCCCTAAAGGATCAGCCTTCCATATCAGTCAATGCAAGCAGGGATCGCCTTCACATCCTGCTTGGGGAAGCGGACGGGGATGACGTGATCACAAGGCTATCCTCGATCTTCGGCATCCAGTCATTCAGCCCGGTTGTCATGACGGGCAGGGATGTGGATGAAATGATGGAAGCGGGCCTCGCGCTTGTGAAAAAAAGCTTTGAACCCGGAAAAACGTTCAAGGTATCGGCAAGACGGGGAGATAAGACCTTCCACCTTGATACGAACGAATTGAACTATCAGATCGGGTCGTACATCCTGAAAAATATGGAGGACTTGACCGTCGATGTCCGTAATCCCGATATTAAACTGAATGTGGAAGTAAGGAAGGAAGGGGTTTACCTTTCATCCGAAATCTACCCGGGTGCGACAGGCATGCCGGTGGGGGCGAGTGGAAAGGCGATGCTCATGCTTTCAGGGGGCATTGATAGCCCAGTTGCCGGTTATCTGACGATGAAACGTGGCGTGGAGATCGATGCCGTCCATTTCCACAGCCCCCCTTTCACCAGTGAAAGGGCAAAGCAGAAGGTCATCGATCTTTCGAAAAAGCTGTCGGCATTCAGCGGGAAGGTGAATCTGCATATTGTCCCGTTCACGGCAATCCAGCAGCTGATTCATGATCAAGTGCCTGAAAATTACACCATGACCTCAACACGGCGAATGATGCTCAGGATCACAGACATGATCAGGGAAAAACATGAAGGGCTTGCCATCGTGACGGGTGAAAGTCTAGGGCAGGTAGCCAGTCAGACACTCGAGAGCATGCAGGCGATCAACGATGTGACGAATACCCCGGTCCTTCGACCGTTGATTGCCATGGATAAACTGGAAATCATAGAGATTGCCCAGAAGATCGATACGCATGATATCTCGATCCTTCCATATGAAGACTGCTGTACGATCTTTACGCCTCCTGCTCCGAAAACCAGACCGAAGCGTGAAAAGGTCCAGTACTACGAAAGCTTTGTCAACTTCGATGAGCTCATCCGCGAAGCGGTCGAAAAAACGGAAATCATGCAGATCGACGGTTCTTCCCATAAGGAAGAAAGCTTCGACGACCTTCTCTGA
- a CDS encoding cysteine desulfurase family protein: MIYLDNSATTKPYKEVLDTFMKVNETLYANPSSIHSFGGKADDLIKRSREQVADLLGVEGSEVFFTSGGTESNNLAVKGTAMQYKNRGRHIITSRIEHPSVKKAVEDLEAFGFRITYVGVDEDGRVDPREIAAALTDDTILVSIMHVNNEVGTIQPIREIGALLNERPKTLFHVDAVQACGKIPLDLHAAGVDMCSLSSHKIHGIKGTGVLYVRSGVRLSPLLSGGEQEGSLRSGTENTGGIAAFAKALRMHLKEREESLPHMEEIKGYLRKGLSKLPYVTVHTPEINSAPHILNFSIEGFKGEVMVHSLDRHGIYLSTTSACSSRQHKPSETLLAMGVSDVRANSSLRVSLSFHTTMQEARTFLETLEREIQSLTKTMRRSR, from the coding sequence TTGATCTATTTAGATAATAGTGCCACAACGAAACCATATAAAGAAGTACTCGACACGTTCATGAAGGTGAACGAAACGCTGTATGCAAATCCATCTTCGATCCATTCGTTCGGTGGGAAGGCGGATGACCTCATCAAACGTTCACGGGAGCAGGTAGCGGACCTCCTTGGCGTTGAAGGATCAGAAGTCTTCTTCACATCGGGAGGGACCGAGTCGAATAATCTGGCCGTCAAGGGGACGGCCATGCAATACAAGAACCGGGGGAGGCATATCATCACCTCCCGCATCGAACATCCCTCCGTGAAAAAGGCTGTAGAAGACCTTGAAGCGTTCGGGTTCCGCATCACCTATGTGGGCGTTGATGAGGACGGACGGGTTGATCCCCGGGAAATCGCCGCTGCGCTCACGGATGATACCATCCTCGTCAGTATCATGCATGTCAATAACGAGGTCGGGACGATCCAGCCGATCCGGGAAATCGGTGCATTGCTCAATGAGCGACCGAAAACCCTGTTCCATGTGGATGCCGTACAGGCATGCGGGAAAATACCGTTGGATCTGCACGCTGCGGGAGTGGACATGTGCAGCCTTTCCTCCCATAAGATTCACGGAATCAAGGGAACGGGAGTCCTCTATGTCCGGAGCGGGGTGCGTCTTTCCCCCCTACTATCCGGTGGTGAACAGGAAGGAAGCCTCAGGAGCGGGACCGAAAACACAGGGGGGATCGCGGCCTTTGCCAAGGCTCTTCGCATGCATTTGAAGGAAAGGGAAGAATCCCTTCCGCACATGGAGGAAATCAAAGGCTACTTAAGAAAAGGGTTATCCAAACTCCCCTATGTGACGGTCCATACGCCTGAAATCAACTCAGCTCCCCATATCCTGAACTTCTCCATCGAAGGGTTCAAGGGGGAAGTGATGGTCCATTCACTCGATCGGCACGGGATTTATCTTTCCACCACGAGTGCCTGTTCATCCAGACAGCATAAGCCGAGCGAAACGCTCCTTGCCATGGGCGTATCGGACGTGCGCGCCAACAGCTCCCTCAGGGTGAGCCTGTCCTTCCATACGACCATGCAGGAAGCACGGACGTTCCTGGAAACACTGGAGAGGGAAATCCAGTCATTAACAAAAACGATGAGGAGATCACGATGA
- the brnQ gene encoding branched-chain amino acid transport system II carrier protein, translated as MNKKALPFSGVMAIGLMLFALFFGAGNMIFPPFLGQQAGDHVWTAILGFLITGVGLPLLGVIAIAKSGGDLQSLASRVHPVFGVAFTVILYLAIGPFFGIPRTGTVTYEISVLPFLPEGLTDSRMPMIIFSLIFFSLTAWLSLNPSKLVDRIGKILTPSLLIILAVLVVKSIVTPMGKLGTPMEAYQNGPLFKGFIEGYLTMDTIAALVFGIVVINSIKDHGITSKASISAITMKAGVIAATGLALVYLSLSYIGASGTDAIGQQANGGALLAAASEELLGSFGIIVLGLAILFACLTTSIGLVSASAQYFSKLLPIPYKALVFIISLFSMIISNIGLTQLISISVPVLIFIYPMAIVLIILSFFHNLFRGYRPVYITALTLTAFVSLFDGLKEAGIEVTAVRDWLAFLPLYAEGIGWITPAIFGALIGFLISLIIGTSKRLIQA; from the coding sequence ATGAATAAGAAAGCGCTTCCATTTAGTGGTGTAATGGCAATAGGCTTGATGCTGTTCGCACTCTTTTTCGGAGCCGGGAATATGATATTCCCTCCATTTTTAGGCCAGCAGGCCGGTGATCACGTATGGACGGCCATCCTGGGATTCTTGATAACAGGGGTGGGGCTTCCTCTTCTGGGCGTCATCGCAATTGCCAAATCCGGCGGCGACCTTCAGTCCCTTGCGAGCAGGGTACATCCCGTTTTCGGCGTCGCCTTCACCGTCATCCTATATTTAGCCATCGGTCCCTTCTTTGGAATACCACGGACCGGGACGGTGACCTATGAAATAAGCGTTCTGCCGTTCTTACCGGAAGGATTGACCGATAGCCGGATGCCGATGATCATCTTCTCGCTCATCTTCTTCTCCTTGACCGCTTGGCTCAGTCTGAATCCGTCCAAGCTGGTCGACCGGATCGGGAAGATTTTGACTCCTTCACTACTGATCATCCTTGCCGTCCTAGTCGTAAAGAGTATCGTCACGCCGATGGGGAAACTTGGTACACCAATGGAAGCCTATCAGAACGGTCCGCTTTTCAAAGGATTCATCGAAGGGTATCTGACAATGGATACCATTGCGGCACTCGTCTTCGGAATCGTGGTCATCAACTCCATTAAAGACCATGGAATCACCTCCAAGGCCAGTATTTCGGCCATCACCATGAAAGCCGGCGTGATTGCGGCTACAGGTCTTGCCCTCGTCTACCTGTCCCTCAGCTATATCGGGGCAAGTGGGACCGATGCCATTGGGCAACAGGCAAATGGCGGCGCACTCCTTGCCGCAGCATCCGAAGAACTGCTGGGGTCGTTCGGGATCATCGTCCTTGGCCTGGCCATCCTTTTTGCCTGTCTGACGACATCGATCGGACTGGTATCGGCGAGTGCGCAGTATTTTTCCAAACTGCTTCCGATCCCTTACAAAGCTTTGGTGTTCATCATTTCATTGTTCAGTATGATCATTTCCAACATCGGATTGACGCAGCTGATTTCCATATCCGTTCCGGTGCTGATTTTCATTTATCCAATGGCTATCGTATTGATCATTCTTTCGTTCTTCCACAATCTGTTCAGAGGGTATCGCCCCGTGTATATCACGGCGCTGACATTGACCGCCTTCGTCAGTTTGTTCGACGGCCTGAAAGAAGCCGGAATCGAAGTGACAGCCGTCAGGGACTGGCTCGCCTTCCTTCCCCTCTACGCAGAAGGGATCGGCTGGATCACCCCGGCAATCTTCGGGGCCTTGATCGGCTTCTTGATCTCATTGATTATCGGAACGAGCAAACGATTGATTCAAGCGTAA
- the ezrA gene encoding septation ring formation regulator EzrA, whose translation MMQYIIGGILLVLIVFLTGFFVRKKYYAEVDRYESWKIDIMNRPVSDELSKVKQLNMTGQTEELFERWRQGWDEIVAVQLPEVEELLFDAEEHTDKFRFNKTKATLSRIHEILTGTEAKIETILKELDELIGSEEKNREEIQTLQEEYRKSKKQLLAYRHTYGSTAKPIETILDEMGKQIERFEELTEQGNYIEAREMVLGLSEKMRETAYKMEAIPKLLTECENVLPVQISELEAGYEGMKEEGYILDHVEVEEKAAALKASLASHVTDLGELKVEGVEDGLKEMKETIESFYDILEKEVHAKHFIGQYKDATTESLIKAKEENEDIQAELRIVQQAYHLRDEALTIPKDLEHKIIQLSKRHEQIMKKEEGQGAPYSNLSDELKDIRSSLDELNREQEEFNLYLQTMRKDELATREKIQELKKKVAEASRMISKSNAPGLPQGYKDLLDEVHNKIEQVNVSLTEKPLNMKFVQETLLAAEDTVDHFYKKTDELIEDVILSERVIQYGNRYRSRYSSVHDGLRNAEEAFRQYEYRRALEEAATTLEKVEPGALKKIEKMLETK comes from the coding sequence ATGATGCAGTACATCATCGGTGGAATACTACTAGTATTGATTGTCTTCCTGACGGGATTCTTTGTCAGGAAGAAATATTATGCAGAGGTCGATCGCTACGAATCCTGGAAGATCGATATCATGAATCGTCCTGTCTCGGATGAACTTTCCAAAGTCAAACAACTGAACATGACCGGGCAGACCGAGGAATTATTCGAACGCTGGAGACAGGGTTGGGATGAGATCGTAGCCGTGCAGCTCCCTGAAGTGGAAGAACTTCTATTCGATGCAGAGGAGCATACGGATAAGTTCCGGTTCAACAAAACAAAAGCCACCCTTTCCCGTATCCATGAGATCCTCACCGGTACCGAAGCAAAGATCGAGACGATCCTGAAGGAACTCGATGAACTGATCGGCAGTGAGGAGAAGAACAGGGAAGAGATCCAGACGCTTCAGGAAGAATACCGCAAAAGCAAGAAGCAGCTTCTCGCTTATCGCCATACATATGGTTCCACGGCTAAACCGATCGAAACCATCCTGGATGAGATGGGCAAGCAGATCGAACGATTCGAGGAATTGACCGAACAGGGGAACTATATCGAAGCACGTGAGATGGTCCTTGGACTCTCTGAGAAAATGAGGGAAACCGCCTATAAGATGGAGGCCATCCCGAAACTGCTCACAGAGTGTGAAAACGTCCTGCCGGTCCAGATTTCGGAGCTTGAAGCAGGATATGAGGGGATGAAGGAAGAAGGGTATATCCTTGATCACGTGGAGGTCGAAGAGAAGGCCGCCGCATTGAAGGCATCCCTTGCGTCCCACGTCACCGACCTCGGGGAACTGAAGGTGGAAGGCGTGGAAGACGGCCTGAAGGAAATGAAGGAAACGATTGAATCGTTCTACGATATCCTGGAAAAGGAAGTACACGCCAAGCATTTCATCGGGCAGTACAAAGATGCCACGACGGAGAGTCTCATCAAGGCCAAGGAAGAGAATGAAGACATCCAGGCTGAGCTCAGGATTGTCCAGCAGGCGTACCATCTGCGGGACGAAGCACTCACGATCCCCAAGGATCTGGAACACAAGATCATCCAGCTTTCCAAACGACATGAACAGATCATGAAGAAGGAAGAAGGGCAGGGTGCCCCGTACTCCAATCTGAGTGATGAACTGAAAGATATCCGGAGCAGTCTGGACGAACTGAACAGGGAGCAGGAAGAATTCAATCTTTATCTTCAAACGATGAGGAAAGATGAGCTTGCCACCAGGGAAAAAATCCAGGAGCTGAAGAAAAAGGTGGCTGAAGCGAGCCGCATGATTTCCAAAAGCAACGCGCCGGGGCTCCCGCAAGGATACAAAGATCTTCTTGATGAAGTCCATAATAAAATTGAGCAGGTGAATGTCAGTCTCACAGAGAAACCGCTGAATATGAAATTTGTTCAGGAAACATTGCTTGCAGCAGAAGACACCGTGGACCATTTCTATAAGAAGACCGATGAACTCATCGAAGATGTCATCCTCTCTGAACGGGTGATCCAGTACGGGAATCGCTACCGCAGCCGCTATTCATCCGTCCATGACGGCCTCAGGAACGCCGAGGAAGCATTCAGGCAGTATGAATACCGGAGGGCGCTGGAAGAAGCGGCCACCACCTTGGAAAAGGTGGAGCCGGGTGCGCTGAAGAAGATCGAGAAGATGCTTGAAACGAAATAA
- the hisJ gene encoding histidinol-phosphatase HisJ produces the protein MFKRDGHIHTPFCPHGSKDAMEEYVERLITLGYTHATFTEHAPLPRDFIDPAPERDSAMHVGQMEDYLNEIDRLKRKYGDRIVIFAGLEVDYIEGYEAGTKELLEKYGPSLDDCILSVHFLKKDGVWYCLDYSEEIFGRMTEAYGGVDAVHEEYYRAVLSSIHSDLGLYKPKRIGHMTLANKFQKLYPTTRSFSKDILGILQAILTNGMELDYNGAGIIKPHCGESYPPEPVIRQAYGMGIPIVYGSDAHTVSGLDQGRSRMTFL, from the coding sequence ATGTTCAAACGGGATGGTCATATCCATACCCCATTCTGTCCGCACGGAAGCAAGGATGCCATGGAAGAATATGTCGAAAGACTCATCACACTCGGATACACCCACGCCACGTTCACAGAGCACGCTCCCCTTCCCAGGGACTTCATCGATCCTGCGCCGGAAAGGGACAGCGCTATGCATGTCGGGCAGATGGAAGACTATCTGAATGAAATCGACCGTTTAAAACGGAAATATGGTGACCGCATCGTGATTTTTGCTGGCCTCGAGGTGGATTATATTGAGGGATATGAAGCAGGGACAAAAGAGCTGCTGGAGAAATACGGTCCATCCCTCGACGACTGCATCCTCTCGGTTCACTTCTTGAAGAAAGACGGGGTTTGGTACTGCCTGGACTATAGTGAGGAGATCTTCGGCAGGATGACGGAAGCATACGGCGGAGTCGATGCGGTCCATGAAGAGTATTACAGAGCCGTCCTTTCTTCCATCCATTCGGACCTCGGTCTCTATAAACCGAAGCGGATCGGTCATATGACACTCGCGAACAAATTCCAGAAGCTCTACCCGACGACCCGATCCTTTTCCAAGGATATTTTAGGCATCCTGCAGGCCATTCTCACTAACGGAATGGAACTTGATTATAACGGGGCCGGTATAATCAAGCCGCACTGCGGCGAATCCTATCCGCCCGAACCGGTCATCCGGCAGGCATATGGGATGGGAATCCCCATCGTATACGGATCTGATGCCCATACGGTCAGCGGCCTTGATCAAGGAAGGAGCCGGATGACGTTCCTCTGA
- the refZ gene encoding forespore capture DNA-binding protein RefZ translates to MKKLISTKDAIFAAAVSLFNDHGFDGTSVRDIAGKADVNPATISYYFKGKQGLLEACFTHFFEPYLRFLEEEAAALPYIDAEVCLKRAVYKLLKFQSENHQLTRFIWREVSIDSQVVREIIASYLMKERFYLKCLFEKGMMDHSFKKQPVNFLIIQLKSMLTFPFLNSQQLREVWQLFPQEFYFVDHYYQQIDQWIRLMLVEQRNEPFEKEMLV, encoded by the coding sequence ATGAAGAAGCTCATAAGTACAAAAGACGCGATTTTTGCTGCTGCTGTTTCATTATTCAATGACCATGGATTCGATGGAACGTCTGTCAGGGATATCGCCGGCAAGGCCGATGTCAACCCGGCGACGATCTCCTATTATTTTAAAGGGAAACAGGGGCTTCTTGAAGCCTGCTTCACGCACTTCTTTGAACCCTATCTCCGCTTTTTGGAGGAGGAGGCAGCGGCCCTCCCGTACATCGATGCAGAAGTGTGCCTGAAACGTGCCGTCTACAAACTCCTGAAGTTTCAGAGTGAGAACCATCAGCTTACCCGGTTCATCTGGAGGGAAGTGTCCATCGACTCCCAGGTCGTAAGGGAAATCATCGCTTCCTATCTGATGAAGGAGCGCTTCTACTTGAAGTGCCTGTTTGAAAAGGGGATGATGGATCACTCTTTCAAGAAGCAGCCGGTGAATTTCCTCATCATTCAGCTGAAGTCGATGCTGACCTTCCCGTTTCTCAACAGCCAACAGCTGAGGGAGGTATGGCAGCTTTTTCCCCAGGAATTCTATTTTGTGGACCATTACTATCAGCAGATCGATCAGTGGATCAGGCTGATGCTCGTAGAACAAAGGAACGAACCGTTTGAAAAAGAGATGCTCGTCTGA
- a CDS encoding GAF domain-containing protein, with amino-acid sequence MFKVEKYEDSKDKGYTLVTKQLSALLEGEPNVIANLSNASALLNQFLDRTNWVGFYLYEEESNELVLGPFQGLPACVRIPLGKGVCGTAASERKTMLVEDVHAFPGHIACDAASQSEIVVPIVKGDKLIGVLDIDSPEKARFDEEDQHYLERFVEELVRHV; translated from the coding sequence TTGTTTAAAGTAGAAAAATATGAGGATTCAAAAGATAAAGGGTACACACTCGTCACCAAGCAGCTGAGTGCGCTGCTTGAAGGAGAGCCGAATGTCATCGCGAACCTCAGCAACGCTTCTGCGTTGTTGAATCAATTCCTCGACCGCACCAATTGGGTAGGCTTCTATCTCTATGAAGAAGAAAGCAATGAACTCGTCCTGGGGCCGTTCCAGGGGCTGCCGGCATGTGTGCGCATCCCACTGGGCAAAGGCGTATGCGGCACGGCCGCATCGGAACGGAAGACGATGCTCGTCGAGGATGTCCATGCATTTCCCGGCCATATTGCCTGCGATGCTGCTTCACAATCAGAGATTGTCGTGCCGATCGTGAAGGGTGACAAGCTGATCGGCGTCCTCGATATCGACAGCCCTGAAAAAGCCCGATTCGACGAAGAAGATCAACATTATCTTGAACGCTTTGTGGAAGAGCTTGTGCGTCACGTTTGA
- the megL gene encoding methionine gamma-lyase, whose product MKERKRFETRVIHEGYSSVEHSDSLAPPLYQTSTYTFQTAKQGERRFAGDEEGYIYSRLGNPTVSILEERMASLEGGEAALAFGSGMAAVSAVLFSLTKAGDHIVCSQGVYGCTFGLLELMEEKFGISHDFSPMDTEEEIRSKLTDRTTCIYVETPINPTMQLIDLELVSTIAKEKGIPVVVDNTFCSPYLQRPLEFGCDLVIHSATKYIGGHGDVIAGIVVGNQERMSTIRMTTQKDIGGIISPFDAWLLLRGLKTLAVRMDRHCESASKVAEQLKHHPLVETVIFPGQVEHPQHHIMTKQMKKPGGMISFTIKGGKEDAQRLMDELKMIKIAVSLGDAESLIQHPATMTHAVVPEEMRMKMGITDTLLRLSVGLEAYEDIWEDLENALNRIGK is encoded by the coding sequence ATGAAAGAACGCAAACGATTTGAGACCAGGGTCATTCATGAAGGTTATTCTTCGGTGGAGCATTCGGACAGTCTTGCTCCGCCGCTTTATCAGACATCCACCTATACATTCCAAACAGCAAAGCAGGGGGAAAGGCGCTTTGCAGGGGATGAGGAAGGATATATATATTCAAGACTCGGGAATCCGACGGTTTCGATTCTCGAGGAGCGGATGGCTTCCTTGGAGGGAGGAGAAGCGGCGCTTGCATTCGGTTCAGGGATGGCGGCGGTTTCGGCTGTGCTGTTTTCATTGACGAAGGCAGGCGACCATATCGTGTGCTCGCAAGGGGTATATGGGTGCACGTTCGGTCTTTTGGAGCTGATGGAAGAGAAATTTGGGATAAGCCATGATTTTTCCCCGATGGACACGGAGGAGGAAATCCGCTCGAAGCTCACGGACCGGACGACATGCATCTACGTAGAGACGCCGATCAACCCTACGATGCAGCTTATCGATTTGGAGCTTGTTTCAACAATTGCAAAGGAAAAAGGAATTCCGGTGGTGGTGGACAATACCTTTTGCTCGCCATACCTTCAGCGTCCCCTTGAATTTGGCTGTGATCTGGTCATCCACAGCGCCACCAAATATATAGGGGGTCATGGGGATGTGATAGCAGGGATCGTCGTGGGGAATCAGGAACGGATGTCAACGATCCGCATGACCACCCAAAAGGATATCGGCGGCATCATCTCCCCCTTCGATGCGTGGCTCCTGCTGCGGGGATTGAAGACCCTGGCTGTGAGGATGGACCGCCACTGTGAGAGTGCTTCAAAAGTGGCGGAGCAACTTAAGCACCATCCACTGGTGGAAACGGTCATCTTCCCGGGGCAGGTGGAACATCCACAGCATCACATCATGACCAAGCAGATGAAAAAGCCGGGTGGGATGATTTCGTTTACCATCAAGGGAGGCAAGGAAGACGCGCAGAGGCTCATGGATGAGCTGAAGATGATCAAAATAGCCGTGAGCCTCGGTGATGCCGAATCCCTCATCCAGCATCCGGCAACGATGACGCACGCCGTGGTACCGGAAGAAATGCGCATGAAGATGGGGATCACCGATACGCTCCTCAGGCTTTCGGTAGGACTGGAAGCCTATGAAGATATCTGGGAGGACCTTGAGAACGCACTGAATCGGATTGGGAAATAA